A genome region from Sporomusaceae bacterium includes the following:
- the mreC gene encoding rod shape-determining protein MreC, whose amino-acid sequence MRRLNKKAVILAVAVLTVFLLALSAARGKYNFYWSERIVTVVLAPVEFVISKFGYTVRHTGTAAGDLLTVYRDNQALREEIENLRRESINNTEIVAENVRLKALLDYRRAAPQFDTVVATVVARDPAAWTNIIIINRGTAQGVAKDMAVVTPQGLVGNVVQAYNNSAKVQLLLDPRSAVGAIVQRPESRVAAIVEGNPAKPLAPKMINLARDADIIKGDKVITSGFGGIYPKGILVGEVTDVVNEEGGLLKYAVLKPAADFDRLEEVAVIVRSREPVPAPPGSAPVQPAPRGAGQ is encoded by the coding sequence TTGCGTCGTTTGAACAAAAAGGCGGTCATTCTTGCGGTTGCGGTGCTAACCGTCTTTTTGCTTGCGCTTTCCGCGGCCCGCGGCAAATACAATTTTTACTGGAGCGAACGCATCGTCACCGTCGTCTTGGCGCCGGTGGAATTCGTCATTTCCAAGTTCGGCTATACCGTCCGCCATACCGGCACGGCCGCCGGCGACCTGTTGACCGTCTACCGCGATAACCAGGCGCTCCGGGAGGAGATCGAGAACCTCCGCCGGGAGAGCATCAACAACACCGAGATCGTGGCCGAGAATGTCCGTCTGAAGGCGCTGCTGGATTACCGCCGGGCCGCGCCGCAGTTCGACACCGTCGTGGCCACCGTCGTCGCCCGCGACCCGGCCGCCTGGACAAACATCATCATCATCAACCGCGGCACCGCCCAAGGCGTGGCCAAGGATATGGCCGTCGTCACCCCCCAGGGGCTGGTGGGCAACGTGGTGCAGGCCTACAACAACTCCGCCAAAGTGCAGCTCCTCCTCGACCCCCGCAGCGCCGTAGGCGCCATCGTGCAGCGGCCCGAATCGCGGGTGGCGGCGATCGTCGAGGGCAACCCCGCCAAGCCGCTCGCGCCGAAGATGATCAACCTCGCGCGCGACGCCGACATCATCAAGGGCGACAAGGTCATCACCTCCGGCTTTGGCGGCATCTATCCCAAAGGGATTCTCGTCGGCGAGGTCACCGACGTCGTCAACGAGGAGGGCGGGTTGCTAAAATATGCTGTCTTGAAGCCGGCTGCCGATTTTGATAGACTAGAAGAGGTAGCCGTGATCGTACGCTCGCGCGAGCCGGTTCCGGCGCCGCCGGGTTCCGCTCCGGTCCAGCCCGCGCCCAGGGGGGCAGGCCAATGA
- a CDS encoding rod shape-determining protein, giving the protein MNIFGSLSRDMGIDLGTANTLVHVKGKGIVLNEPSVVAIQRDTGEVLAVGEEAKMMIGRTPGNIVAIRPLKDGVIADFDVTQAMLKYFIRKAMSSQSMIRPRVIVGVPSGVTEVEKRAVIDATIQAGAREAYLIEEPMAAAIGAGLPVHEPTGNMVVDIGGGTTEVAVISLGGIVASRSIRIGGDEMDEAIVQYIKRTYNLMIGERTAEEVKIKIGSAVPPAEDESYDIRGRDLVTGLPKTLTIRAHEVQRALSEPVFGILEAVKVTLEKTPPELAADIMDRGIIMTGGGSLLRGLDRLLSKETGMPVNIAEDPLICVGVGTGKALESIDLLKRVLMMPKKFG; this is encoded by the coding sequence ATGAATATATTCGGATCACTTTCCCGCGACATGGGGATCGACCTCGGCACCGCCAATACCCTGGTGCATGTCAAAGGCAAAGGTATCGTGCTCAACGAGCCGTCGGTCGTGGCGATCCAGCGCGATACCGGCGAGGTTTTGGCTGTCGGCGAAGAGGCCAAGATGATGATCGGGCGGACGCCCGGCAACATCGTGGCTATCAGGCCGCTCAAAGACGGCGTTATCGCCGACTTCGACGTCACCCAGGCAATGCTCAAATATTTCATCCGCAAGGCGATGTCCTCCCAGTCGATGATCCGACCACGGGTCATCGTCGGCGTGCCTTCGGGCGTCACCGAGGTTGAGAAGCGGGCCGTCATCGACGCCACCATCCAGGCCGGCGCCCGCGAGGCCTACCTCATCGAGGAGCCCATGGCCGCCGCCATCGGCGCAGGCCTGCCCGTCCACGAGCCGACCGGCAACATGGTCGTCGACATCGGCGGCGGCACCACCGAGGTGGCCGTCATTTCCCTCGGCGGCATCGTGGCCAGCCGGTCCATCCGCATCGGCGGCGACGAGATGGACGAAGCGATCGTCCAGTATATCAAGCGTACTTACAACCTTATGATTGGCGAACGGACCGCCGAAGAGGTCAAAATCAAGATCGGCTCGGCCGTGCCTCCCGCGGAGGACGAGTCGTACGATATCCGCGGCCGCGATCTTGTCACCGGGCTGCCAAAAACCCTCACCATCAGGGCCCACGAGGTGCAGCGCGCCCTGAGCGAGCCTGTATTCGGCATCCTTGAGGCGGTGAAGGTGACGCTGGAGAAAACCCCGCCCGAACTGGCGGCCGACATCATGGACCGCGGCATCATCATGACCGGCGGCGGCTCGCTGCTTCGCGGCCTCGACCGGCTGCTCAGCAAGGAGACGGGCATGCCCGTAAACATCGCCGAGGACCCGCTGATCTGCGTGGGCGTCGGCACGGGCAAGGCGCTGGAGAGCATCGATCTTTTGAAACGCGTGCTGATGATGCCGAAGAAGTTCGGCTGA